A single region of the Roseivivax sp. THAF197b genome encodes:
- a CDS encoding aldose epimerase family protein, which translates to MAQQIEHFGETPAGDAIQRVTLRGGGLRAHILTYGAIVQDLRLNGFAHPLVLGAPTIEPYFGPMKYFGALVGRFANRIGHGRFSLNGQDYQLVRNRLSRHALHGGAVGTNEKIWCIENLTENSVTMGLTLADGEMGFPGQLTVGAEITLTEDCSLSFDIRATTTAPTPCSFAHHGYFNLDGSPDITRHELRINADAYLPVDAELIPTGEIHPVAGTKLDFRTRSEIGRRGLDHNFCLSDGRRPLRPVAELFSAESGLSMSVETTEPGMQVYDAAHIPEAGLSGLDGKRYAPFGGLALETQAWPDAPNKPGFPDAILRPDDVYRHQVRYTFSPGASS; encoded by the coding sequence GTGGCCCAACAGATTGAACACTTCGGAGAAACCCCGGCCGGAGACGCCATCCAACGGGTGACGCTGAGGGGCGGCGGGCTTCGCGCCCATATCCTGACCTATGGCGCCATCGTTCAGGATCTCAGGTTGAACGGCTTTGCGCACCCGCTCGTCCTCGGCGCACCTACCATCGAGCCTTATTTCGGTCCGATGAAGTATTTCGGCGCCCTTGTAGGACGCTTTGCGAACAGGATCGGGCACGGACGGTTCTCCCTCAACGGGCAGGACTACCAACTGGTCCGCAATCGGCTGAGCAGGCACGCCCTGCATGGCGGGGCGGTCGGCACGAACGAGAAGATCTGGTGCATCGAGAACCTGACCGAAAACAGCGTCACGATGGGTCTCACGCTTGCCGATGGCGAGATGGGATTTCCCGGCCAGTTGACCGTTGGCGCAGAGATAACCCTGACCGAGGATTGCAGTCTCAGCTTCGATATCCGGGCCACCACGACCGCCCCGACGCCATGCTCCTTTGCGCATCATGGCTATTTCAACCTCGATGGCAGCCCCGACATCACGCGCCATGAATTGCGCATCAATGCGGACGCTTACCTGCCCGTCGATGCGGAGCTGATCCCCACGGGTGAAATCCATCCGGTGGCGGGCACGAAACTGGATTTTCGCACAAGATCGGAGATTGGCAGGCGCGGTCTGGATCACAATTTCTGCCTGTCGGATGGGCGGCGGCCCCTGCGGCCTGTCGCGGAGCTGTTCAGTGCGGAAAGCGGTCTTTCGATGTCGGTCGAGACGACGGAGCCCGGCATGCAGGTTTATGACGCCGCCCATATCCCGGAGGCGGGTCTGTCGGGCCTCGACGGCAAGCGATACGCACCTTTCGGCGGGCTGGCGCTGGAAACCCAGGCTTGGCCGGACGCGCCCAACAAGCCGGGCTTCCCCGACGCGATTCTGC
- a CDS encoding alpha-galactosidase: protein MDDTRQSLVLGARNDHLAEVVYWGPRLPDGEDLETIYRANELDVTGGMLDTNPELSINPEATRTFPGQPGLILRDGSGTPILPDFRFDTADQDGTALSLIFRDTAHGLRYTASFAINSATHVIETKAELESDSPIHLHWLSAPVFPAPQLADEMIDFSGRWCGEFQMNRAPWSPGMRYRENRTGRTGHEHFPGLLLPCRGATNAAGDVYAFHYGWSGGHRMVAEELPDGRRQIQFGHAARVENNAKHRFETGILYAVYSDDGINGCAVAFQRHLRDEVVDFPFPDRPRPVHYNCWEAVYFDHDLAELKEIAEIAAELGAERFVLDDGWFGNRDDDTRALSDWEVDPRKYPDGLRPLIDHVHGLGMSFGIWFEPEMINPDSSIYRKHPEWAFGSADQILGRQQKALDMALPEVRDFLFDRVGKILGDHDIDYVKWDHNRVLPMPDAAQTRGSYALIDRLRAAFPATEIESCASGGARIDFGILQRTHRVWLSDSNDAIERLRMQHNAAIFLPMAVTGSHVGPRVCHTSGRTIDIRFRAWVAAQRHMGFEMDPRELTAEEAQVLKDVTQWWKDNRDWMVKADILRLDSPDPAVLAEQHLAQGGGRFVIFAGKQDTSSQIVPRPLRLTRLSRDAIYRITLRNREDAPTLSRGTPLLKSESMTVSGGYLMAHGLTLPWSFPATMWVIEGELV, encoded by the coding sequence TTGGATGACACCCGGCAGTCGCTGGTTCTCGGTGCCCGGAACGACCACCTTGCGGAAGTGGTCTATTGGGGGCCGCGACTGCCCGATGGCGAAGATCTCGAAACGATCTACCGGGCGAACGAGCTCGATGTGACCGGCGGTATGCTCGATACGAACCCCGAGCTGTCGATCAACCCGGAGGCGACGCGGACCTTCCCAGGCCAGCCAGGGCTCATTCTGCGAGACGGGTCGGGCACCCCGATCCTGCCCGACTTTCGCTTCGATACCGCGGATCAGGACGGCACTGCGCTCTCGCTGATCTTTCGCGATACGGCCCACGGGCTGCGCTACACCGCCTCCTTCGCGATCAACTCGGCGACCCATGTGATCGAGACCAAGGCCGAGCTGGAAAGCGACAGCCCCATCCACTTGCACTGGCTCTCCGCACCGGTCTTTCCTGCGCCGCAACTGGCCGACGAGATGATCGACTTCTCCGGCCGCTGGTGCGGTGAGTTCCAGATGAACCGCGCCCCCTGGTCGCCAGGAATGCGCTATCGCGAGAACCGCACCGGGCGCACCGGGCACGAGCATTTCCCCGGCCTGCTGCTGCCGTGCCGAGGGGCAACCAACGCGGCGGGGGATGTCTACGCCTTCCATTACGGATGGTCGGGCGGCCACCGCATGGTCGCCGAGGAATTGCCCGACGGGCGACGCCAGATCCAGTTCGGCCATGCGGCCCGCGTGGAGAACAACGCCAAGCACCGCTTCGAGACGGGCATCCTCTACGCCGTCTATTCCGATGACGGGATCAACGGCTGCGCCGTAGCCTTCCAGCGCCATCTGCGTGACGAGGTCGTGGACTTTCCCTTCCCCGACAGGCCGCGCCCGGTGCACTACAATTGCTGGGAAGCGGTCTATTTCGATCACGACCTCGCGGAGCTCAAGGAGATCGCCGAGATTGCCGCAGAGCTTGGCGCGGAGCGCTTCGTGCTCGACGACGGCTGGTTCGGCAATCGCGACGACGACACCCGCGCCTTGTCCGACTGGGAAGTCGATCCGCGCAAATATCCCGACGGGCTGAGGCCGCTGATCGATCACGTGCACGGGCTGGGCATGAGTTTCGGCATCTGGTTCGAGCCGGAAATGATCAATCCGGACAGCAGCATCTATCGCAAACATCCCGAATGGGCCTTTGGCAGCGCGGACCAGATCCTCGGACGGCAGCAGAAGGCCCTCGACATGGCGCTGCCGGAGGTGCGGGATTTCCTCTTCGACAGAGTGGGCAAGATCCTCGGCGATCATGACATCGACTACGTCAAATGGGATCACAACCGCGTCCTGCCCATGCCGGACGCGGCCCAGACCCGCGGGTCCTACGCCTTGATCGACCGGCTGCGCGCGGCCTTCCCCGCCACCGAAATCGAAAGCTGTGCTTCGGGCGGCGCGCGGATCGACTTCGGCATCCTGCAAAGGACCCACCGGGTCTGGCTTTCCGACAGCAACGACGCGATCGAGCGGCTGAGGATGCAGCACAACGCCGCAATCTTCCTGCCGATGGCCGTCACCGGCTCCCACGTGGGCCCGCGGGTGTGTCACACGTCGGGCCGCACCATCGACATCCGCTTCCGCGCCTGGGTCGCAGCCCAGCGGCATATGGGCTTCGAGATGGATCCGCGCGAATTGACGGCAGAGGAGGCCCAGGTCCTGAAGGACGTGACCCAGTGGTGGAAGGACAATCGCGACTGGATGGTCAAAGCCGATATCCTGCGTCTCGACAGCCCGGATCCGGCAGTGCTTGCCGAACAGCATCTGGCACAGGGCGGCGGGCGCTTCGTAATCTTCGCCGGAAAGCAGGATACCTCGTCGCAGATCGTTCCTCGCCCTCTGCGCCTCACCCGGCTTTCGCGGGACGCAATTTATCGCATCACGTTGAGGAACAGAGAGGACGCGCCGACCCTGTCGCGGGGCACCCCCTTGTTGAAAAGCGAAAGCATGACCGTGAGCGGTGGCTATCTGATGGCCCACGGGCTGACATTGCCGTGGAGCTTTCCGGCCACGATGTGGGTGATCGAGGGCGAATTGGTCTGA
- a CDS encoding carbohydrate ABC transporter permease: MFPTPIEKQPRSAQLSYQAFLPLALILWLLPLIAVANFSIKPEADFANGNYWGMPSSFELFSNYGRVFFESNMPRYLLNSLLITIPTVIGAVALSAMAGFALGVYRFKGNLLIFFMFIAGNFVPFQILMVPVRDLTIDLNLYDTKTGLILFHIAFQTGFCTLFMRNFIRALPFPLIEAARVEGVAEWKIFWYVVLPLMKPALAALAVLIFTFIWNDYFWAVVLTQGPGAQPVTAGITEFNSQFRAAYHLMSAGSIVAALPPVAMFFLMQKHFIAGLTLGAVK; this comes from the coding sequence ATGTTCCCGACACCCATCGAAAAGCAACCACGCTCCGCTCAGCTCAGCTACCAGGCGTTCCTGCCGCTGGCCCTGATCCTGTGGCTTCTGCCGCTCATTGCTGTCGCCAATTTCTCGATCAAGCCCGAGGCGGATTTCGCCAACGGCAATTACTGGGGCATGCCGTCCTCGTTCGAGCTGTTCTCGAATTACGGCCGGGTGTTCTTTGAATCGAACATGCCGCGCTATTTGCTGAATTCGCTGCTGATCACCATCCCAACGGTGATTGGTGCCGTGGCCCTGTCGGCGATGGCGGGCTTCGCGCTCGGCGTGTACCGTTTCAAGGGCAACCTGCTGATCTTCTTCATGTTCATCGCGGGCAATTTCGTGCCCTTCCAGATCCTGATGGTGCCCGTGCGCGATCTGACGATCGATCTGAACCTCTATGACACCAAGACCGGTCTGATCCTGTTCCACATCGCCTTCCAGACCGGCTTCTGCACGCTCTTCATGCGCAACTTCATCCGCGCCCTGCCCTTCCCGCTGATCGAGGCGGCGCGCGTCGAAGGCGTCGCGGAGTGGAAGATCTTCTGGTACGTCGTGCTGCCGCTGATGAAACCCGCACTAGCCGCGTTGGCCGTGCTGATCTTCACCTTCATCTGGAACGATTACTTCTGGGCCGTCGTGCTGACACAGGGACCCGGCGCGCAGCCGGTCACGGCGGGCATCACGGAGTTCAACAGCCAGTTCCGCGCCGCCTACCACCTGATGAGCGCAGGCTCCATCGTGGCGGCGCTTCCGCCGGTGGCGATGTTCTTCCTGATGCAGAAGCACTTCATTGCCGGACTGACACTCGGGGCCGTCAAGTGA
- a CDS encoding carbohydrate ABC transporter permease, which yields MTYATVPDTHPPAPRGWYKRNQIAITPFLFLAPAILFFAVYVIIPIGQSFWISLHEWDGLGEAEWVGTANYERLLGIGEQNMDRKFETSFWNNIKWLILYLLAIPAGLFIALFLNQTVRGIRVYKSLFFFPFVISQVVVGLVFSWFYLPREGLLNALIGVFGFGPVNILGDPSMATYGIIAAGLWPQTAYCMILYLTGLNAVDPEQVEAARLDGAKGWRMLWYVILPQLKPATFIAFVVTIIGALRSFDLISVMTNGGPFGSTRVLSFYMFEESLSEFGFRMGYGAAIAVILFFIMLAFIVYFLWSMYQDEKGAR from the coding sequence ATGACATACGCCACCGTCCCGGACACCCATCCGCCCGCGCCGCGCGGCTGGTACAAGCGCAATCAGATAGCGATCACGCCGTTCCTGTTCCTCGCGCCCGCGATCCTGTTCTTCGCCGTCTACGTCATCATCCCGATCGGCCAGAGCTTCTGGATCAGCCTGCATGAATGGGACGGTCTGGGAGAGGCCGAATGGGTGGGCACCGCCAATTATGAGCGCCTCCTCGGCATCGGCGAGCAAAACATGGACCGCAAGTTCGAGACCTCGTTCTGGAACAATATCAAGTGGCTGATCCTCTATCTGCTGGCGATCCCGGCCGGATTGTTCATCGCGCTCTTTCTCAATCAGACGGTGCGCGGCATCCGCGTCTACAAGTCGCTGTTCTTCTTTCCCTTCGTCATCAGCCAAGTCGTCGTGGGCCTTGTCTTTTCGTGGTTCTACCTGCCGCGCGAAGGGCTTCTGAACGCCTTGATCGGCGTTTTCGGCTTCGGGCCGGTGAACATCCTCGGCGATCCGTCCATGGCAACCTACGGGATCATCGCTGCGGGCCTCTGGCCGCAGACGGCCTATTGCATGATCCTCTATCTGACCGGCCTCAATGCCGTCGATCCCGAGCAGGTGGAGGCTGCGCGCCTTGATGGTGCGAAGGGTTGGCGGATGCTGTGGTACGTGATCCTGCCGCAACTCAAACCCGCGACCTTCATCGCCTTCGTCGTGACGATCATCGGCGCGCTTCGGTCCTTCGATCTCATCTCGGTCATGACCAATGGCGGCCCCTTCGGATCGACCCGTGTCCTGAGCTTCTACATGTTCGAGGAATCGCTGTCGGAATTCGGCTTCCGCATGGGCTATGGCGCGGCGATCGCGGTGATCCTCTTCTTCATCATGCTGGCCTTCATCGTCTACTTCCTCTGGTCGATGTACCAGGACGAGAAAGGAGCGCGCTGA
- a CDS encoding ABC transporter substrate-binding protein, with amino-acid sequence MTLQKTSAWVALGVSSLLAGAAFAESHGAALSGDLKIISDMSNPAPRAVMEGMVADFQEMHPDLNIDLTIVDREAWKTQIRNALGANPPDVVNWYAANRMLPYVNAGLFADVSDLWAEPEFEALASTKDAMTIDGAQWGVPYTYYQWGVYYRKDIYEELGLSEPATWEEEKANCQAILDSGRKCYTIGTKFLWTAGGWFDYLNSRTNGYDFHMELARGEIPWTDERVRQTFANWRELIDMGAFIDDHQTYSWQEAVPFMVNGEAAAYLMGNFSVAAFRDGGLTDDQLDFYQFPKIAEDVDYAEDAPTDTFHIASGAQNMEAAKAFLRFVVSEENQTKINAGDALGQLPVNANSEIGEDKFLQEGFDMLSNNASGGIMQFFDRDFPAEMASVGMEGLQEFMVFPDNLDDILARLEDARARIYE; translated from the coding sequence ATGACACTTCAGAAAACATCTGCCTGGGTGGCGCTCGGCGTCTCCAGCCTGCTTGCCGGAGCGGCCTTTGCCGAGTCGCACGGGGCGGCCCTGTCGGGAGATCTCAAGATCATCTCCGACATGTCGAACCCGGCGCCGCGCGCGGTCATGGAGGGCATGGTCGCCGACTTCCAGGAAATGCATCCCGATCTGAACATCGATCTGACAATCGTCGACCGCGAGGCCTGGAAGACCCAGATCCGCAACGCGCTCGGCGCGAACCCGCCGGACGTGGTGAACTGGTACGCGGCCAACCGCATGCTGCCTTACGTCAATGCCGGTCTCTTCGCTGATGTTTCCGATCTCTGGGCGGAGCCCGAATTCGAGGCGCTGGCCTCCACCAAGGACGCGATGACCATCGACGGGGCCCAGTGGGGCGTGCCTTACACCTATTATCAGTGGGGCGTTTACTACCGGAAGGACATCTACGAAGAGCTCGGCTTGAGCGAACCTGCGACCTGGGAAGAAGAGAAGGCCAATTGCCAGGCGATCCTCGATTCAGGACGGAAATGCTACACCATCGGCACCAAGTTCCTGTGGACCGCAGGCGGCTGGTTCGACTACCTCAACAGCCGCACCAACGGTTACGACTTCCACATGGAGCTGGCCCGCGGGGAGATCCCCTGGACCGACGAGCGCGTCCGCCAGACCTTCGCCAACTGGCGTGAGCTGATCGACATGGGCGCCTTCATCGACGATCACCAGACCTATTCCTGGCAGGAAGCGGTGCCCTTCATGGTCAATGGCGAAGCCGCCGCCTACCTCATGGGCAACTTCTCGGTTGCGGCCTTCCGCGACGGCGGTCTGACCGACGATCAGCTGGACTTCTACCAGTTCCCGAAGATCGCCGAGGATGTCGATTACGCCGAGGACGCCCCCACGGACACGTTCCATATCGCATCCGGCGCGCAGAACATGGAGGCCGCGAAGGCGTTCCTGCGCTTCGTCGTGTCGGAAGAAAACCAGACCAAGATCAATGCCGGTGACGCGCTGGGTCAGCTGCCCGTGAACGCCAATTCCGAGATCGGTGAAGACAAGTTCCTCCAGGAAGGCTTCGACATGCTGTCGAACAATGCCTCCGGCGGGATCATGCAGTTCTTCGATCGCGACTTCCCGGCCGAGATGGCCAGCGTCGGCATGGAAGGTCTGCAGGAATTCATGGTCTTCCCCGACAACCTCGATGACATCCTCGCGCGGCTCGAAGACGCGCGTGCGCGGATCTACGAGTAA
- a CDS encoding IclR family transcriptional regulator: protein MADKKNSQRENDGSGSGTVGKALGVLDVVARLGRPVRASEIQAASDLPKGTLYRFLQTLTEQNMLSYDPDRRVYFLGVRLVSLAQVAWRNFEIAPVARPHLDALAQKIDLATYLSKLDGGQCVSLERGTPEVIAGVFHDIDRIYPAYCTAVGKAMLANLPEDARENALTMQSFHPMTDATITDPDVLRAELTTIRDQGYAIEDGEHVRGIIAVAVPILSPGGALLGGIGVHAGDRRTDLDTLKRHIPDMQNTAAIIARDAAEWRFPDRNANWDARGESSCPE from the coding sequence TTGGCTGACAAGAAGAATTCCCAGCGCGAAAACGACGGCTCCGGCAGCGGTACCGTCGGCAAGGCGCTTGGCGTTCTCGACGTGGTGGCCCGCCTCGGTCGGCCGGTCCGTGCCTCCGAGATTCAGGCCGCCAGCGACCTGCCGAAAGGAACGCTCTACCGGTTTCTCCAGACCCTGACCGAGCAGAACATGCTGAGCTACGACCCCGACCGGCGGGTCTATTTTCTCGGTGTCCGGCTGGTCAGCCTGGCGCAGGTCGCGTGGCGCAACTTCGAGATTGCACCCGTGGCCCGGCCGCATCTCGATGCGCTGGCCCAAAAGATCGACTTGGCCACCTACCTCTCAAAGCTCGACGGCGGTCAGTGCGTCTCCCTTGAGCGTGGCACGCCGGAGGTCATCGCCGGGGTCTTTCATGATATCGACCGGATCTATCCCGCCTATTGCACCGCGGTCGGCAAGGCGATGCTTGCCAACCTGCCCGAGGACGCGCGCGAGAACGCGCTCACGATGCAGAGCTTTCATCCGATGACTGACGCCACGATCACCGATCCGGACGTGCTGCGGGCCGAACTGACGACGATCCGCGATCAGGGCTACGCCATCGAGGATGGTGAGCATGTCCGCGGGATCATCGCGGTGGCGGTGCCGATCCTGTCGCCGGGCGGTGCCCTTCTCGGTGGAATTGGCGTCCATGCGGGCGACAGGCGCACCGATCTCGACACGCTCAAGCGCCATATCCCGGATATGCAGAACACGGCCGCGATCATTGCCCGCGACGCGGCGGAGTGGCGGTTTCCGGATCGAAATGCAAACTGGGATGCAAGGGGGGAGAGCTCGTGTCCGGAGTAA
- a CDS encoding ABC transporter ATP-binding protein: MSGVTLNNVVKRYGNVQVIHGVDLKIEDGEFCVFVGPSGCGKSTLMRMVAGLEETTEGRIEIGKRDVTNMDPAERGVAMVFQTYALYPHMTVEENMGFGLKMNGHPKAEIKSKVAEASRILKLDPFLARKPAALSGGQRQRVAIGRAIVRGPEVFLFDEPLSNLDAELRVEMRVEIARLHNDIGATMIYVTHDQVEAMTLADKIVVLRLGRIEQVGAPLDLYRDPDNKFVAGFIGSPAMNFLDAVVKADGKVEIPALKTSVAVPITLPAAGTKVILGIRPEHVDVTEGDALSIELTEALGGVSYDYIQADTGERLIVEERGDHRFAPGTRVSLSFDPARAYLFDADTEARIR, from the coding sequence GTGTCCGGAGTAACGCTTAACAATGTCGTAAAACGCTACGGCAACGTGCAGGTGATCCACGGGGTCGACCTGAAAATCGAAGACGGCGAATTCTGCGTCTTCGTCGGCCCGTCGGGCTGTGGCAAGTCCACGCTGATGCGCATGGTGGCCGGCTTGGAGGAGACCACGGAGGGCCGCATCGAGATCGGCAAACGCGATGTGACCAACATGGACCCTGCAGAGCGCGGGGTGGCGATGGTGTTCCAGACCTATGCGCTTTACCCGCACATGACGGTCGAGGAGAACATGGGCTTCGGCCTCAAGATGAACGGCCACCCCAAAGCCGAGATCAAGTCCAAGGTGGCAGAGGCGAGCCGCATCCTGAAGCTCGACCCGTTCCTCGCGCGCAAGCCTGCGGCCCTGTCGGGCGGCCAGCGCCAGCGCGTCGCCATCGGGCGCGCCATCGTGCGCGGGCCGGAGGTGTTTCTCTTCGACGAGCCGCTGTCCAACCTCGATGCCGAGCTGCGTGTCGAGATGCGGGTCGAGATCGCGCGGCTGCACAACGATATCGGCGCGACGATGATCTACGTCACCCACGACCAGGTCGAGGCGATGACGCTCGCCGACAAGATCGTGGTGCTGCGGCTGGGCCGGATCGAACAGGTGGGCGCGCCGCTCGATCTTTATCGCGACCCGGACAACAAGTTCGTCGCCGGTTTCATCGGCTCGCCCGCGATGAACTTCCTCGACGCCGTCGTCAAGGCCGATGGCAAGGTGGAGATCCCCGCGCTCAAGACCTCAGTTGCGGTCCCGATCACCCTGCCCGCGGCGGGCACCAAGGTCATCCTCGGCATCCGCCCCGAACATGTGGACGTGACCGAGGGCGACGCTTTGTCGATCGAACTGACGGAAGCTTTGGGCGGCGTCTCCTACGATTACATCCAGGCCGATACCGGCGAGCGATTGATCGTCGAGGAACGCGGCGATCACCGTTTTGCACCGGGGACCCGGGTGTCGCTCAGCTTCGACCCCGCACGCGCCTACCTTTTCGACGCGGACACAGAAGCCCGCATTCGCTGA
- the galE gene encoding UDP-glucose 4-epimerase GalE, with protein MVRQLVADGYDVVVYDNLSQGNAQAVGGVPLIQGDLLDREALAALFAQHAFDAVYHFAALIAVGESVTAPDLYYRNNVTGTLNLLDAMRVAGVDRFVFSSTAAIFGNPQTDLISEDHPKAPLNPYGRSKLMIEQVLEDYGHAFGIRSVCFRYFNAAGAHPSGEIGEAHDPETHLVPNVLLAALGERDGLEIFGDDYDTRDGTCIRDYIHIDDIASAHLKALGYMDAHPGAHVFNLGNGNGFSNKEVLDAAARVIGKNHEIPYRIGPRRAGDAAVLVADSSRAREALGWAPATPDIEDIIETAWNWHRAPKYGPFAK; from the coding sequence ATGGTGCGTCAACTTGTGGCTGACGGGTATGACGTGGTCGTCTATGACAACCTCTCGCAGGGGAATGCCCAAGCTGTCGGCGGTGTGCCCTTGATCCAGGGCGATCTGCTCGACCGGGAGGCTCTGGCCGCGCTCTTCGCCCAGCACGCATTCGACGCGGTCTACCATTTCGCCGCGCTGATCGCGGTGGGGGAATCGGTCACGGCGCCGGACCTCTACTACCGCAACAACGTGACCGGCACGCTCAACCTTCTCGATGCGATGCGCGTGGCGGGCGTGGACCGGTTCGTCTTTTCATCGACCGCCGCGATCTTCGGCAATCCGCAGACCGACCTGATCTCGGAGGATCATCCCAAGGCGCCGCTCAATCCCTATGGTCGCTCCAAGCTGATGATCGAGCAGGTGCTCGAGGATTACGGCCACGCCTTCGGCATCCGCTCCGTCTGTTTCCGCTACTTCAACGCCGCGGGCGCTCATCCCTCGGGCGAGATCGGCGAGGCGCATGACCCCGAGACGCACCTCGTGCCGAACGTGCTTCTGGCAGCGCTTGGGGAACGTGACGGGCTGGAGATCTTCGGGGACGATTACGACACCCGCGATGGCACCTGTATCCGCGACTACATCCATATCGACGACATCGCCTCGGCGCATCTGAAGGCGCTGGGCTACATGGACGCCCATCCCGGCGCGCATGTCTTCAACCTGGGCAACGGCAATGGCTTCTCCAACAAGGAGGTGCTGGATGCCGCCGCGCGGGTGATCGGCAAGAACCACGAGATCCCCTACCGGATCGGCCCCCGCCGTGCGGGCGATGCGGCGGTTCTGGTGGCGGACAGCAGCCGGGCACGGGAGGCGCTCGGATGGGCACCCGCTACCCCGGATATCGAGGATATCATCGAGACCGCCTGGAACTGGCATCGCGCCCCGAAATACGGCCCGTTCGCGAAATAG
- a CDS encoding UDP-glucose--hexose-1-phosphate uridylyltransferase: MAEPDFTEDPHRRYNPLKDEWVLVSPHRNKRPWQGQTEETAPDEKPAHDPDCFLCSGNTRVNGVVNPTYEGPFVFPNDFPALLSDTPKGEAEGDPLFRAETVRGTARVICFSERHDLTLPELPPESIRQVIDLWAEQLEELGKEHDWVAIFENKGAVMGCSNPHPHGQIWASDFIPNEVAREDHCQHAYLKDTGANLLVTYAERESADGARTVVENNDWIAVVPYWAIWPFETMVLPKRHVLRLTDLTGAERDALADLLKRLCTRYDNLFKTEFPYTMGWHGAPMTSGDHDHWQLHAHFYPPLLRSATVRKFMVGYEMLSEAQRDLTAETAAERLRAQSEVHYKMEPTG; this comes from the coding sequence ATGGCAGAGCCCGATTTCACCGAGGATCCGCACCGCCGTTACAATCCGCTGAAGGACGAGTGGGTTCTGGTCTCTCCGCACCGCAACAAGCGGCCGTGGCAGGGGCAGACCGAGGAGACGGCACCCGACGAGAAACCCGCGCATGACCCCGACTGCTTCCTTTGTTCCGGCAACACGCGGGTCAACGGCGTGGTCAATCCGACCTATGAAGGCCCTTTCGTCTTCCCGAACGATTTCCCCGCGCTGCTGAGCGACACTCCGAAAGGCGAGGCCGAGGGCGATCCGTTGTTCCGGGCCGAGACGGTGCGGGGCACGGCGCGAGTGATCTGCTTTTCCGAACGCCACGACCTCACGTTGCCGGAATTGCCGCCCGAGAGTATCCGCCAGGTCATCGACCTCTGGGCCGAGCAGCTGGAGGAACTCGGAAAAGAGCACGATTGGGTTGCCATCTTCGAGAACAAGGGTGCGGTGATGGGCTGTTCCAACCCGCACCCGCACGGTCAGATCTGGGCCAGCGACTTCATCCCGAACGAGGTGGCGCGCGAAGATCATTGCCAGCACGCTTACCTGAAAGACACGGGCGCCAACCTGCTCGTCACCTATGCCGAGCGCGAAAGTGCCGACGGCGCGCGAACGGTGGTCGAGAATAATGACTGGATCGCCGTCGTGCCCTATTGGGCGATCTGGCCGTTCGAGACGATGGTGTTGCCCAAGCGGCACGTCCTCCGGCTGACCGACCTGACCGGCGCGGAGCGCGATGCCCTGGCCGATCTGCTCAAGCGGCTTTGCACCCGGTATGACAACCTTTTCAAGACCGAGTTTCCCTACACGATGGGCTGGCACGGCGCGCCGATGACCTCGGGCGACCACGATCATTGGCAATTGCACGCACATTTCTATCCGCCGCTTCTGCGGTCCGCGACGGTGCGCAAGTTCATGGTGGGTTACGAGATGCTGTCTGAGGCGCAGCGCGATCTGACCGCCGAAACGGCGGCAGAGCGGCTGCGCGCGCAATCGGAAGTGCATTACAAGATGGAGCCCACAGGATGA